The genomic segment TTTTACCAGTAGACATATAAATAATCCATTCGCAGATGTTCGTAACATGATCGGCAATCCGTTCCAAATATTGCGCGACCAAGAGCAAATGCGTTCCTTGCGAAATGGCCTGACTGTTTTTCGTCATCAATTCAATCAGATCATGGAAAATCGTGGAGTACAGTTTATCAACAATGTCGTCGCGTGCGGCAATCTCTTCAGCCGCATCTTTGTTGCGTGCAATATACGCATTTAAGCAATCGCGCACCATAGCCTTGACGTGATCAGCCATCATCGGAATATCGATGAGGGGTTTCACGTACGGGTCCGCCATCAAGCGTCGGGTCGTCTTGGCAATGGAAACGGCATGATCACCCATTCGCTCCAAATCCGTC from the Brevibacillus brevis genome contains:
- the phoU gene encoding phosphate signaling complex protein PhoU, with the translated sequence MSRHAFEEQQDVLHRKLMTMGTLVEEAIHKSIKSLVERDVELAEQVIASDPVINELEQEIQSDCFRLIALQQPVGGDLRRLGTMLKLVTDLERMGDHAVSIAKTTRRLMADPYVKPLIDIPMMADHVKAMVRDCLNAYIARNKDAAEEIAARDDIVDKLYSTIFHDLIELMTKNSQAISQGTHLLLVAQYLERIADHVTNICEWIIYMSTGKMTDLNK